A section of the Humulus lupulus chromosome 2, drHumLupu1.1, whole genome shotgun sequence genome encodes:
- the LOC133815921 gene encoding TOM1-like protein 6 isoform X1: protein MTEELERARLQSQSQGPTEGSETGSAAESSSIDQYEIMSKVLGERSDFQRGVGYSKGKGKKSASSSTSQSQSQAQPAHTPQEDMTTMAEMMKSMREEIRMLKSQQGPSGNPQHTSTEAESRFESLLQRYLPSQPEGGISSHSPPPWSMPQQQQHVYPPQQNYPNTYGRSSQSPPFYYPDLPTGSQTSHPRQQHPQQMYGQFVSSSQQQRYGQFESFLHQSPSPRPHARQFRSSSQHHTTQAPQFASPPLPRPNTSDQDIDLNEYFTPSWPDQNNNN from the coding sequence ATGACGGAAGAGCTTGAGAGGGCACGACTTCAAAGCCAATCTCAAGGACCGACGGAGGGATCTGAAACTGGATCTGCTGCTGAATCCTCATCGATCGATCAGTACgagattatgagtaaagtacttggggagaggtctgactttcaaagaggagtaggttacagcaaaggcaaagggaaaaaatcagcttccagctccacaagtcaaagtcagtcaCAGGCCCAACCTGCTCATACACCTCAGGAAGACATGACTACTATGGCGGAAATGATGAAGTCAATGCGTGAAGAGATCCGGATGTTGAAATCTCAACAAGGTCCATCTGGTAATCCTCAGCATACCAGTACAGAAGCTGAGTCGCGGTTTGAAAGCCTTCTCCAACGatatttaccatcacaacctgaaggtggtatatcttctcatagtccacctccttggtcgatgccacaacaacaacaacatgtgTATCCACCTCAACAGAATTATCCAAACACGTATGGACGCTCCTCCCAGTCCCCTCCTTTTTATTACCCCGACCTCCCTACAGGATCTCAGACGTCACATCCTAGGCAGCAGCATCCACAGCAgatgtatggtcaatttgtgagttcgtcgcagcagcagaggtatggtcagtttgagagttttTTGCATCAGTCTCCCTCGCCGCGACCACATGCTCGACAATTTAGGTCATCTTCGCAGCATCACACTACACaagcaccacagtttgcttcaccaccgTTGCCGCGCCCTAATACTAGTGATCAAGATATTGATCTTAACGAATATTTTACACCAAGTTGGCctgatcaaaacaataataattag
- the LOC133815921 gene encoding uncharacterized protein LOC133815921 isoform X2: MSADIATSHGGDGGGLDPPDPSRVPSSCESAEVPRRKGRGLANSKPLEIRRRNAGKPLDLQLDPRTDKVVGLEDQAFVREIGLQVTLLLPGHYLDFADVPQQFKEQVVQRMKYFYNVDGHPEPERVMKTIYTEMRKRYSERKNIRHTHFKKYYSNPEDLQSVLVAPPDHCSKESWKDIVQLFLSPKFIARSNQNKKNRKEMKYTSTQGTKSMAAKRHQFVSKNINLI, encoded by the exons atgtcagcagatatagccacctctcacggcggagatggtggaggtctagacccgccagatcctagtagagtaccctcttcctgcgagtcag CTGAAGTGCCGAGAAGAAAGGGTCGTGGCCTGGCTAATTCGAAGCCACTTGAAATTCGAAGGCGAAATGCTGGGAAACCACTAGATCTTCAGCTTGATCCTAGGACGGACAAAGTGGTTGGCTTGGAGGACCAAGCTTTTGTCCGCGAGATAGGCCTCCAAGTCACTTTGTTGTTgccaggacattacttggatttcgctgatgtacctcaacaatttAAGGAACAAGTCGTACAAAGGATGAAG tatttttataatgttgatggtcatccagaacccgagagagttatgaaaactatctacacagagatgcgcaaaagatattctgagagaaagaacatcagacatactcacttcaaaaaatattactctaaTCCGGAAGATTTGCAGAGTGTTTTAGTtgccccacctgaccattgctccaaggagagttggaaagatattgttcagttgtttttgagcccaaaatttatcgcgcgatccaaccaaaacaagaaaaacagaaaagaaatgaagtatacatcgacgcaaggcacaaaatcgatggcagctaagcgtcaccaatttgtaagtaaaaatattaatttaatttaa